Proteins encoded by one window of Sorex araneus isolate mSorAra2 chromosome 3, mSorAra2.pri, whole genome shotgun sequence:
- the PLEKHG3 gene encoding pleckstrin homology domain-containing family G member 3 isoform X7, whose amino-acid sequence MPVSASTRQDGSQERPLSLTSTTSSSGSSRDSRSTMEDPSGPEASTENGAGSPRARHAPNSNNSSSWLNMKGPLSPFNGRAAAGPVHKLSYLGRVVREIVETERMYVQDLRSIVEDYLLKIIDTPGLLTPEQVSALFGNIENIYALNSQLLRDLDSCNSDPVAVASCFVERSQEFDIYTQYCNNYPNSVAALTECMRDKQQAKFFRDRQELLQHSLPLGSYLLKPVQRILKYHLLLQEIAKHFDEEEDGFEVVEDAIDTMTCVAWYINDMKRRHEHAVRLQEIQSLLINWKGPDLTIYGELVLEGTFRVHRVRNERTFFLFDKALLITKKRGDHFVYKGHIPCSSLMLIESTRDSLCFTVTHYKHSKQQYSLQAKTVEEKRNWTHHIKRLILENHHTTIPQKAKEAILEMDSYYPSRYRYSPERLKKAWASQDEVSSHARQGRRQSEPTRHLLRQLSEKAARATGMKGKGRRESEGSKGCQRPSGQSPTSAEKRLSTESISSLPEVEPEPVPGMEQEVFGAEGPGPEEMPSHTESPEALEKQLDVPQGLLGMDNPDDMVDFVVAERSEDLKPLSSGEEEEEEEEEEEEEEEEELGATQEPESLLPPSVLDQASVIAERFVSSISRRSSLALEDGKSSGFGTPRLTSRSSSVLSLEGSEKGPARRGSLSDFLGSQEVESGGGAPTENGSSVNGTEAPGPSCPAEPERSSCKKKESMLSTRDRLLLDRIKTYYENAEHHDAGFSIRRRESLSYIPKGLVRNSVSRFNSLPRPDPEPLAPLGPKRQSGSRPASWALFEFPGPSQAGAGEPAPITDAEFRPSSEIVKLWEGMESSGGSPRKGPSSGHVNGFDLHEPLFILEEHELGAITEESATASPESASPTERPSPAHLARELKELVKELSSSAGGELVTPLHPRIVQLSHIMDGPMSERVKTKVYQLARQYSLRIKGKSGAARPPLPWEKAASERDLQEAAGELSGGKGKRRPVLSLFHPEPSMTPEHSPLKSCSAGETSPQHFSFSPSATSPRNTSPGARASTRNPLSPLDTETFSWPDVRELRSKYASHDEAALAEGSRARAPPVNRSRSVPENMVEPPRSARVGRCCSLSTKRGRAGPRASGNSPQQELDRDEALYVTAHVTLDNNRRVIIMEKEPPPGPALGSEEPTALLWQGQDLQGCGLKEEGPRDAADPGQQGRVRNLREKFQALNSVG is encoded by the exons ATGCCCGTCTCTGCCTCCACTCGCCAGGATGGCAGCCAGGAGCGGCCGCTGAGCCTGACCTCCACCACCTCGTCGTCCGGCTCCTCCCGTGACAGTCGCAGCACCATGGAGGATCCCAGTGGCCCCGAGGCGTCCACAGAGAACGGGGCCGGCTCCCCTCGAGCCCGGCACGCCCCCAACAGCAACAACTCCAGCAGCTGGTTGAACATGAAGGGGCCCCTGTCCCCCTTCAATGGCCGGGCAGCGGCTGGGCCCGTGCACAAGCTCAGCTACCTGGGCCGTGTGGTGCGGGAAATCGTGGAGACGGAGCGCATGTACGTGCAGGACCTTCGCAGCATCGTGGAG GACTACCTCTTGAAGATCATTGACACGCCCGGGCTCCTGACTCCCGAGCAAGTCAGTGCCCTGTTTGGGAACATAGAGAACATCTACGCCCTGAACAG CCagctcctcagagacctggacagCTGCAATAGTGACCCCGTGGCAGTGGCCAGCTGCTTCGTGGAAAGG AGCCAAGAGTTCGATATCTACACCCAGTATTGCAACAACTACCCCAA CTCGGTGGCCGCCCTGACGGAGTGCATGCGGGACAAGCAGCAGGCCAAGTTCTTCCGGGACCGCCAGGAGCTGCTACAGCACTCCCTGCCCCTGGGCTCCTACCTGCTGAAGCCCGTGCAGCGCATCCTCAAGTACCACCTGCTGCTCCAG GAGATCGCCAAACACTTTGACGAAGAGGAGGATGGCTTTGAGGTGGTCGAGGATGCCATCGACACCATGACCTGTGTGGCCTGGTACATTAACGACATGAAGCGGCGGCACGAGCATGCGGTCCGGCTGCAG GAGATCCAGTCGCTGCTCATCAACTGGAAGGGGCCGGACCTGACCATCTACGGGGAGCTGGTCCTGGAGGGCACGTTCCGGGTACACCGCGTGCGCAACGAGAGGACCTTCTTCCTCTTCGACAAGGCGCTGCTCATCACCAAGAAACGGGGCGATCACTTTGTCTACAAGGGGCACATCCCG TGCTCCTCCCTGATGCTGATCGAGAGCACCCGGGACTCCCTGTGCTTCACTGTCACCCACTACAAGCACAGCAAACAGCAGTACAGCCTCCAG GCCAAAACAGTGGAGGAGAAGCGGAACTGGACTCACCACATCAAGAGGCTCATCCTGGAGAATCACCACACCACCATCCCGCAGAAG GCCAAGGAAGCCATCCTGGAAATGGACTCCTATT ATCCCAGTCGGTACCGCTATAGCCCGGAACGGCTGAAGAAGGCGTGGGCCTCCCAGGATGAGGTGTCCTCCCACGCACGCCAGGGCCGCCGGCAGTCGG AGCCCACCAGACACCTGCTAAGGCAGCTGAGCGAGAAGG CAGCCAGAGCAACAGGAATGAAG GGGAAGGGCCGCCGGGAGTCAGAGGGCTCCAAGGGCTGCCAGAGGCCCAGTGGCCAGTCTCCAACCAGCGCTGAGAAGCGCCTGAGCACCGAGTCCATCTCTTCCCTGCCTGAG GTGGAGCCTGAGCctgtgcctgggatggaacagGAGGTGTTTGGTGCGGAAGGCCCCGGCCCCGAGGAGATGCCCTCGCACACGGAGTCTCCAGAAGCCCTGGAGAAGCAGCTGGACGTgccccaggggctgctggggatggacAACCCTGATGACATGGTTGATTTTGTGGTGGCCGAGAGAAGCGAGGACCTTAAGCCCCTGAGcagtggggaggaagaggaagaggaagaggaagaggaggaggaggaggaggaggaggagctgggggccACCCAGGAGCCTGAGAGCCTCCTGCCGCCCTCCGTGCTGGACCAGGCCAGTGTCATTGCCGAGCGGTTTGTCAGCAGCATCTCCCGGCGCAGCAGCCTGGCCCTGGAGGATGGCAAGTCCAGTGGCTTTGGGACGCCACGGCTGACCAGCCGGAGCAGCAGCGTGCTCAGCCTCGAGGGCAGTGAGaagggcccggcccggcgcggcaGCCTCTCCGACTTCCTGGGCTCACAGGAAGTGGAGAGTGGTGGGGGGGCCCCCACCGAGAACGGCTCCTCTGTCAATGGGACCGAGGCCCCCGGCCCCAGCTGCCCCGCAGAGCCCGAGAGGTCATCTTGTAAGAAAAAGGAATCGATGCTCTCCACCCGTGACCGGCTGCTGCTGGACAGAATCAAGACCTACTATGAAAACGCGGAGCACCATGACGCCGGTTTCAGCATCCGGCGCCGGGAGAGCCTCTCCTACATTCCCAAAGGGCTAGTGAGAAACTCTGTGTCCAGGTTCAACAGCCTTCCCAGGCCCGACCCCGAGCCCTTGGCTCCCCTGGGGCCCAAGAGACAGTCAGGCTCCCGGCCAGCCTCATGGGCCCTGTTTGAGTTCCCGGGACCAAGCCAGGCAGGTGCAGGGGAGCCGGCCCCTATCACCGATGCCGAGTTCCGCCCGTCTTCCGAGATTGTGAAGCTGTGGGAGGGGATGGAGTCCTCCGGGGGGAGTCCTCGGAAGGGCCCCAGCTCAGGCCACGTCAATGGCTTTGACCTGCACGAGCCGCTCTTCATCCTGGAGGAGCATGAACTGGGGGCCATCACCGAGGAGTCGGCCACGGCCTCTCCCGAGAGCGCCTCCCCCACCGAgcggcccagcccggcccaccTGGCCCGGGAGCTCAAGGAGCTGGTGAAGGAGCTGAGCAGCAGCGCCGGGGGCGAGCTGGTGACGCCGCTGCATCCCCGCATCGTGCAGCTCTCCCACATCATGGATGGCCCCATGAGCGAGCGTGTCAAGACCAAGGTCTACCAGCTGGCCCGCCAGTACAGCCTCCGCATCAAGGGGAAGTCGGGGGCGGCCCGGCCGCCGCTGCCCTGGGAGAAGGCGGCTTCTGAGAGGGACCTGCAGGAGGCAGCTGGAGAGCTTTCAGGTGGCAAAG GTAAGAGAAGGCCAGTGCTGTCCCTTTTCCACCCTGAGCCTTcgatgacccccgagcacagcccccTGAAGTCCTGCTCTGCCGGGGAGACATCGCCGCAGCATTTCTCCTTCAGTCCCTCTGCAACCAGCCCCAGGAACACCTCGCCCGGAGCCCGGGCCTCCACCCGAAACCCCCTCAGCCCTTTAGACACTGAGACCTTCAGCTGGCCCGACGTCCGAGAGCTCCGCTCTAAGTATGCCTCCCACGATGAGGCAGCCCTGGCTGAGGGCAgccgggcccgggccccgccTGTCAACCGGAGCCGCTCGGTGCCAGAGAACATGGTGGAGCCTCCTAGGTCAGCCAGAGTGGGCCGCTGCTGCAGCCTCAGTACCAAGAGGGGCCGGGCAGGCCCAAGGGCGTCGGGGAACTCACCCCAGCAAGAGCTGGATAGAGATGAGGCCTTGTACGTCACTGCCCATGTCACCTTGGACAACAACCGGAGGGTGATCATCATGGAGAAGGAACCCCCGCCGGGCCCTGCTTTGGGGTCAGAGGAGCCCACGGCCTTGCTGTggcagggccaagatctccaggGGTGTGGACTGAAGGAAGAGGGTCCCCGggacgcagctgacccaggccaGCAGGGCAGAGTTCGGAACCTGAGGGAGAAGTTCCAGGCCTTGAACTCCGTAGGCTGA
- the PLEKHG3 gene encoding pleckstrin homology domain-containing family G member 3 isoform X2 translates to MPVSASTRQDGSQERPLSLTSTTSSSGSSRDSRSTMEDPSGPEASTENGAGSPRARHAPNSNNSSSWLNMKGPLSPFNGRAAAGPVHKLSYLGRVVREIVETERMYVQDLRSIVEDYLLKIIDTPGLLTPEQVSALFGNIENIYALNSQLLRDLDSCNSDPVAVASCFVERSQEFDIYTQYCNNYPNSVAALTECMRDKQQAKFFRDRQELLQHSLPLGSYLLKPVQRILKYHLLLQEIAKHFDEEEDGFEVVEDAIDTMTCVAWYINDMKRRHEHAVRLQEIQSLLINWKGPDLTIYGELVLEGTFRVHRVRNERTFFLFDKALLITKKRGDHFVYKGHIPCSSLMLIESTRDSLCFTVTHYKHSKQQYSLQAKTVEEKRNWTHHIKRLILENHHTTIPQKAKEAILEMDSYYPSRYRYSPERLKKAWASQDEVSSHARQGRRQSEPAQPPHSRATLPSGQRSFMVPGLKLGRRKSEPTRHLLRQLSEKARATGMKHAGSAGTLLDFGQHPHPRGPRTEAGVAPEAQEEEEVEEEEEEQEQEQAFQVSLEALVGPDDSKKGAGPEPPGSEEEEEEEEEDEEEESLAVAEQVADFASSLLAALHCWHYRANALLFSRGAMGKGRRESEGSKGCQRPSGQSPTSAEKRLSTESISSLPEVEPEPVPGMEQEVFGAEGPGPEEMPSHTESPEALEKQLDVPQGLLGMDNPDDMVDFVVAERSEDLKPLSSGEEEEEEEEEEEEEEEEELGATQEPESLLPPSVLDQASVIAERFVSSISRRSSLALEDGKSSGFGTPRLTSRSSSVLSLEGSEKGPARRGSLSDFLGSQEVESGGGAPTENGSSVNGTEAPGPSCPAEPERSSCKKKESMLSTRDRLLLDRIKTYYENAEHHDAGFSIRRRESLSYIPKGLVRNSVSRFNSLPRPDPEPLAPLGPKRQSGSRPASWALFEFPGPSQAGAGEPAPITDAEFRPSSEIVKLWEGMESSGGSPRKGPSSGHVNGFDLHEPLFILEEHELGAITEESATASPESASPTERPSPAHLARELKELVKELSSSAGGELVTPLHPRIVQLSHIMDGPMSERVKTKVYQLARQYSLRIKGKSGAARPPLPWEKAASERDLQEAAGELSGGKGKRRPVLSLFHPEPSMTPEHSPLKSCSAGETSPQHFSFSPSATSPRNTSPGARASTRNPLSPLDTETFSWPDVRELRSKYASHDEAALAEGSRARAPPVNRSRSVPENMVEPPRSARVGRCCSLSTKRGRAGPRASGNSPQQELDRDEALYVTAHVTLDNNRRVIIMEKEPPPGPALGSEEPTALLWQGQDLQGCGLKEEGPRDAADPGQQGRVRNLREKFQALNSVG, encoded by the exons ATGCCCGTCTCTGCCTCCACTCGCCAGGATGGCAGCCAGGAGCGGCCGCTGAGCCTGACCTCCACCACCTCGTCGTCCGGCTCCTCCCGTGACAGTCGCAGCACCATGGAGGATCCCAGTGGCCCCGAGGCGTCCACAGAGAACGGGGCCGGCTCCCCTCGAGCCCGGCACGCCCCCAACAGCAACAACTCCAGCAGCTGGTTGAACATGAAGGGGCCCCTGTCCCCCTTCAATGGCCGGGCAGCGGCTGGGCCCGTGCACAAGCTCAGCTACCTGGGCCGTGTGGTGCGGGAAATCGTGGAGACGGAGCGCATGTACGTGCAGGACCTTCGCAGCATCGTGGAG GACTACCTCTTGAAGATCATTGACACGCCCGGGCTCCTGACTCCCGAGCAAGTCAGTGCCCTGTTTGGGAACATAGAGAACATCTACGCCCTGAACAG CCagctcctcagagacctggacagCTGCAATAGTGACCCCGTGGCAGTGGCCAGCTGCTTCGTGGAAAGG AGCCAAGAGTTCGATATCTACACCCAGTATTGCAACAACTACCCCAA CTCGGTGGCCGCCCTGACGGAGTGCATGCGGGACAAGCAGCAGGCCAAGTTCTTCCGGGACCGCCAGGAGCTGCTACAGCACTCCCTGCCCCTGGGCTCCTACCTGCTGAAGCCCGTGCAGCGCATCCTCAAGTACCACCTGCTGCTCCAG GAGATCGCCAAACACTTTGACGAAGAGGAGGATGGCTTTGAGGTGGTCGAGGATGCCATCGACACCATGACCTGTGTGGCCTGGTACATTAACGACATGAAGCGGCGGCACGAGCATGCGGTCCGGCTGCAG GAGATCCAGTCGCTGCTCATCAACTGGAAGGGGCCGGACCTGACCATCTACGGGGAGCTGGTCCTGGAGGGCACGTTCCGGGTACACCGCGTGCGCAACGAGAGGACCTTCTTCCTCTTCGACAAGGCGCTGCTCATCACCAAGAAACGGGGCGATCACTTTGTCTACAAGGGGCACATCCCG TGCTCCTCCCTGATGCTGATCGAGAGCACCCGGGACTCCCTGTGCTTCACTGTCACCCACTACAAGCACAGCAAACAGCAGTACAGCCTCCAG GCCAAAACAGTGGAGGAGAAGCGGAACTGGACTCACCACATCAAGAGGCTCATCCTGGAGAATCACCACACCACCATCCCGCAGAAG GCCAAGGAAGCCATCCTGGAAATGGACTCCTATT ATCCCAGTCGGTACCGCTATAGCCCGGAACGGCTGAAGAAGGCGTGGGCCTCCCAGGATGAGGTGTCCTCCCACGCACGCCAGGGCCGCCGGCAGTCGG agcctgctCAGCCCCCGCACAGCCGGGCAACACTCCCCAGCGGGCAGCGCAGCTTCATGGTGCCAGGCCTTAAGTTAGGCCGTAGAAAGTCGG AGCCCACCAGACACCTGCTAAGGCAGCTGAGCGAGAAGG CCAGAGCAACAGGAATGAAG CATGCCGGCAGCGCCGGCACTCTCCTGGACTTCGGGCAGCACCCCCATCCTCGGGGCCCACGGACGGAGGCAGGGGTTGCCCCTGAGgcgcaggaggaggaagaggtggaggaggaggaggaggagcaggagcaggaacagGCCTTTCAGGTCTCTTTGGAGGCCCTGGTTGGGCCTGACGACAGCAAGAAgggggctgggccagagcccccaggctcggaggaggaggaggaggaggaggaggaggatgaggaggaggagagcctgGCAGTGGCGGAGCAGGTAGCCGACTTTGCCAGCTCCCTGCTGGCCGCCCTCCACTGCTGGCACTATCGGGCCAACGCTTTACTTTTCTCCCGGGGCGCTATG GGGAAGGGCCGCCGGGAGTCAGAGGGCTCCAAGGGCTGCCAGAGGCCCAGTGGCCAGTCTCCAACCAGCGCTGAGAAGCGCCTGAGCACCGAGTCCATCTCTTCCCTGCCTGAG GTGGAGCCTGAGCctgtgcctgggatggaacagGAGGTGTTTGGTGCGGAAGGCCCCGGCCCCGAGGAGATGCCCTCGCACACGGAGTCTCCAGAAGCCCTGGAGAAGCAGCTGGACGTgccccaggggctgctggggatggacAACCCTGATGACATGGTTGATTTTGTGGTGGCCGAGAGAAGCGAGGACCTTAAGCCCCTGAGcagtggggaggaagaggaagaggaagaggaagaggaggaggaggaggaggaggaggagctgggggccACCCAGGAGCCTGAGAGCCTCCTGCCGCCCTCCGTGCTGGACCAGGCCAGTGTCATTGCCGAGCGGTTTGTCAGCAGCATCTCCCGGCGCAGCAGCCTGGCCCTGGAGGATGGCAAGTCCAGTGGCTTTGGGACGCCACGGCTGACCAGCCGGAGCAGCAGCGTGCTCAGCCTCGAGGGCAGTGAGaagggcccggcccggcgcggcaGCCTCTCCGACTTCCTGGGCTCACAGGAAGTGGAGAGTGGTGGGGGGGCCCCCACCGAGAACGGCTCCTCTGTCAATGGGACCGAGGCCCCCGGCCCCAGCTGCCCCGCAGAGCCCGAGAGGTCATCTTGTAAGAAAAAGGAATCGATGCTCTCCACCCGTGACCGGCTGCTGCTGGACAGAATCAAGACCTACTATGAAAACGCGGAGCACCATGACGCCGGTTTCAGCATCCGGCGCCGGGAGAGCCTCTCCTACATTCCCAAAGGGCTAGTGAGAAACTCTGTGTCCAGGTTCAACAGCCTTCCCAGGCCCGACCCCGAGCCCTTGGCTCCCCTGGGGCCCAAGAGACAGTCAGGCTCCCGGCCAGCCTCATGGGCCCTGTTTGAGTTCCCGGGACCAAGCCAGGCAGGTGCAGGGGAGCCGGCCCCTATCACCGATGCCGAGTTCCGCCCGTCTTCCGAGATTGTGAAGCTGTGGGAGGGGATGGAGTCCTCCGGGGGGAGTCCTCGGAAGGGCCCCAGCTCAGGCCACGTCAATGGCTTTGACCTGCACGAGCCGCTCTTCATCCTGGAGGAGCATGAACTGGGGGCCATCACCGAGGAGTCGGCCACGGCCTCTCCCGAGAGCGCCTCCCCCACCGAgcggcccagcccggcccaccTGGCCCGGGAGCTCAAGGAGCTGGTGAAGGAGCTGAGCAGCAGCGCCGGGGGCGAGCTGGTGACGCCGCTGCATCCCCGCATCGTGCAGCTCTCCCACATCATGGATGGCCCCATGAGCGAGCGTGTCAAGACCAAGGTCTACCAGCTGGCCCGCCAGTACAGCCTCCGCATCAAGGGGAAGTCGGGGGCGGCCCGGCCGCCGCTGCCCTGGGAGAAGGCGGCTTCTGAGAGGGACCTGCAGGAGGCAGCTGGAGAGCTTTCAGGTGGCAAAG GTAAGAGAAGGCCAGTGCTGTCCCTTTTCCACCCTGAGCCTTcgatgacccccgagcacagcccccTGAAGTCCTGCTCTGCCGGGGAGACATCGCCGCAGCATTTCTCCTTCAGTCCCTCTGCAACCAGCCCCAGGAACACCTCGCCCGGAGCCCGGGCCTCCACCCGAAACCCCCTCAGCCCTTTAGACACTGAGACCTTCAGCTGGCCCGACGTCCGAGAGCTCCGCTCTAAGTATGCCTCCCACGATGAGGCAGCCCTGGCTGAGGGCAgccgggcccgggccccgccTGTCAACCGGAGCCGCTCGGTGCCAGAGAACATGGTGGAGCCTCCTAGGTCAGCCAGAGTGGGCCGCTGCTGCAGCCTCAGTACCAAGAGGGGCCGGGCAGGCCCAAGGGCGTCGGGGAACTCACCCCAGCAAGAGCTGGATAGAGATGAGGCCTTGTACGTCACTGCCCATGTCACCTTGGACAACAACCGGAGGGTGATCATCATGGAGAAGGAACCCCCGCCGGGCCCTGCTTTGGGGTCAGAGGAGCCCACGGCCTTGCTGTggcagggccaagatctccaggGGTGTGGACTGAAGGAAGAGGGTCCCCGggacgcagctgacccaggccaGCAGGGCAGAGTTCGGAACCTGAGGGAGAAGTTCCAGGCCTTGAACTCCGTAGGCTGA